Sequence from the Papilio machaon chromosome 26, ilPapMach1.1, whole genome shotgun sequence genome:
TTTGGAGATAGAACAAACATGCACAAATGTTATTACGAATATGGAGTTAGAACATTATCACATAAGAGATAGGCCAAAGATATTGTTCCATTTTTGCGTGCTTGTTTGTTCTATGTGCCAAAAGTATATAtaggatgtttattttttttagctgTCAAACTAACATTCAATATCATAACTCTCTCTCTTACTATAAcaatacgtttattaattgtttttatgagtataataatattaagggATTTCGTGCACTAGTTTACTACGACTTTGCCGTAGTGACCGCAGCGATCAGACTTTTATAGGAATGTCTCGCACTGTGCAGCAAAGATCTGCCTCTAGTTTGTGGTCGCTGCGGCCACTAGTTTGAATTATAGTTGCGAAATGCGCGAAATCCCTAAACCGACACCATTTTAAggttttcaaaagaaaaaaaatttttttgagggatttttttaatgataaatgaaTATTGTACTTATGACCTGCCTAatacctttaaaattataaaatcacttTTGAGTTCTATCTTTGAAATCAAAGATAGGGATGTCAAAGATAAAACTCAAAAGTgctattacaataattaaaggtATTGATGATCTCAGATCGGCACTTATTGTATTAGACAAGCGCCTctgatttacaatttaatcatACACTGTTTAGGtttacagtcaaaaccgtttatagcgacatcgtttagaacaacataccggttaaattgacctaaatcaaaggtcctggctgaatgttattacatatctttcctattaatacctgtcaccggttgttacaactatcggtttttacgactcaatatgagtagtcccttcgatgtcgttataacagattttgactgtatttgaaaatcgaaaaagaaCTTATAATAGGTTGGGGAAAAAGTTTTTTCgctatttatatgaaaattcaaaacatttttaactttttgccATCTTATAGGTAGGGACATGACTCCATTGCTATAGAAATTTTGGGGCTTCTGATCAAAAAACTGCGTCAAATAGTTTTGGCAGTCCTCTCGTGATGTTAACCTGACACTGCCTAAAGAATTCTGAAGAGACCGAAACAGGTGGAAATCTGAAGGTGCCAGGTCAGGACTATACGGCGGATGCATTAACACCTCCCAGCCAAACTCTCTTAATTTTTGCTGAGTGGTTAAATATGTGTGAGGTCTAGCGTTATCATGATGAAAAACCACACCCCTTCTATTGATTAATTCCGGCCGCTTTCTCTCAACTTCTTGCTTTAATCTTATCAGTTGTTCGCAGTACTTCTGAATCGATGGTCCTGCCTGGTGGTAACAGCTCATAATGAATAATGCCCTTCCAATCCCACCACACACACAGCATCACCTTGTTGCGAGTTAACCCGGGTTTCGCCACAGTCTGTGAAGCCTGACCGGCCTTGGACCATGACCTTTTTCGCACGTTCTTGTCGTACGTGATCCACTTTTCATCACCGGTTATCAATTTCTTCAAAAATGGTTCGGTCTCATTACGTCGTAATAAAGAATCACAAATGAGTACACGGTTCATTAGGTTTCTTTCAGAGAGCTCGTGAGGTACCCAAATATCGAGCTTTTTTGTGTACCCATTTTCTTTCAAATGCGCCAAAACTGTTTTGTGTTCAATTCCCAGTTCTTCAGCTACGTCGTAACTACTGACATGCCAATCTTGCTCcactttttcaaaaatagcATCCATTTTATCCGTAACAGGGCGACCAGAGCGACGTGCATCTTTCGGACCCTCCCTCTCCCTTTGAGGGATGGGTAAAAGTGTACAAGTTAGCAGAAATGGTTCtcagttattaaaaacaacaccCTGTATCCAATTCATAACGGGATTGAGAGAAGGTTAAAAAGTACTCACTGCTCAGTTCGGAGCTGCAtcttcttatatttatttttgcgaCTAGTTGCAGACATTGTTTATCACTTCTTTGAAACAATTCTGGCACAAACACACAACgattgatatgttttttttttattttttccggGAGCGACTAAGTGGTCTCAGTGATGACTTCGGAAACAATGACAATCAAACAAAATGGCGGACATGGCGTCGTGGGCTGTGATTGGTCAATTCATTGGACATAGAACACACAAGCACTGAATTTTTATAACGATGTaggatataaaacaaacactgGACTTAGAAcaaataagcacaaaaaattCATTGCAGTGTCGTGTCatacgtaaaatttaaatgttttttttgtagttttagaaacaaaaactTCCTAATCTTCCTTTACCAACAAGactgaaatttaaatctttacgaTACTACATTTAAAGTCCATTTTCGGTCAATTTGGTCGATAGAACAAAAAAGCACTGAGGCGACGGTGTGTTACTGTAACAGATGTGAAAAACAACGCAATTTCTCTTCACTTTCTGCAGACCGCAAGTATTCCGCTGAGAAAGTACCTCAGTTATTTTCATGAGAGAAAAACGTAAAGTTTAAACGCTGacattattattcttttcacGTCGTAATCATCGCGTCGTTTGTGGAAACGCGGTAATGATTTCTTCTTGTTTTGAATACAGCTCTTTGATGCGACCTTTATTTTGTAGTATTGTTTTTCCTTACAAACGTCACTAAATATAGGCTTCATGGTAAAGGGAAGGAATGAGCTATTttcaaaagaataataaatacaataaaattataatttcctttatcttaatttaattaaaaagtcacACTATGAATATGATGTCACAACACATAAACAGCTtctaatgtttaaaaatcttataaaattttataacaaaaaaatcgaACTTTTATTCTGACTGAACTTTATTCTAGCCAAATATaatctgtttaaataaaccaCTTATAGCTAAG
This genomic interval carries:
- the LOC123722504 gene encoding histone-lysine N-methyltransferase SETMAR-like, producing the protein MDAIFEKVEQDWHVSSYDVAEELGIEHKTVLAHLKENGYTKKLDIWVPHELSERNLMNRVLICDSLLRRNETEPFLKKLITGDEKWITYDKNVRKRSWSKAGQASQTVAKPGLTRNKVMLCVWWDWKGIIHYELLPPGRTIDSEVLRTTDKIKARS